From the Candidatus Neomarinimicrobiota bacterium genome, the window CCAGAGTAAAGGACATCTTTGTCGAGGTGGGCGCCCTGGCGGGAGTGATGATCCCGCCCCTGGAATTCAATCTGGATATTGCCAAGCAGCACACTTGTGCCCGGGACGCAGTCATTCACATCCAGGAGCTCGAAGGCCGGGGCCGCTGCCCCGCCTGTGGGGACACCTTCCCCATGAGCCTGCCCTTCGAGCCCTGCCCCCAATGTAACGGCAGCTACCTGACCATGATTGCCGGTAATATGCTGCGGGTCCGGGAAATCGAAGTGGAGAAAACAGCCTGATGTGCGAGACCTGCGGCTGCGGCCAGCCTGGTAACCAAGGCGTCAAGATTCTGAAACCGGGCGCCGCCAATCCTGCTGAGCAGCACACCCATGAGCACGGCCACCATCACGATCACCCCCACGAACATGAGCACCCCGGTCATACCCACACCGAAACCGTTAAGGTCCTGGAGGACGTGCTGGGCGCCAATAACCTTGTAGCGGCCCGCAATCGGGGCTACTTCGAAGGCCGCAATATTTTCGCCATCAACCTGATGAGCTCCCCGGGAGCGGGCAAAACCACCCTGCTGGAAAAAACCATCGGGGTACTGGCTCCCGATCTGCCTTGGGCCGTCATCGAAGGCGACCAGCAGACCACCATGGATGCCGACCGGATCGACCGCACCGGGGCCGCCGCCATCCAGATCAACACCGGCACCGGCTGCCACCTGGATGCCCGCATGGTCAGGGACGCGCTGAAACAACTCACTGTCCCGGTCGGGGCCGTTCTAGCCATCGAGAACGTGGGCAACCTGATCTGTCCGGCCCTTTTCGACCTGGGCGAGGCCCGCCGGGTAATCATCGTCAGCACCACCGAAGGCTCCGACAAACCGCTCAAATACCCCACCATCCTGCGGGACGCTCATCTTTGCGTCATCAACAAGATGGATTTATTACCCTATGTGGATTTTGATATGGATGAATTCATGACCAACGCCCGGCGCATTAATCCCGACCTGGGCTTTATCCCCCTCTCAGCCAAGACCGGCGACGGACTGGAAAAATGGTATGACTGGATTCGGGAAAACCACCGGGCCGTCAGCACCGCCAACGCCGGCAGCGAGGCGGGATAGAGTAAACCATCGCGCCGGGCTGTGGCTTTGATATGGTAAAGGAGGAATAGCACCGTGTGCCTGGCTATACCAGGAAAGGTAGTTGAAATTTATGAGGAGAACGGCCTGCGGATGGGGCGCATAGACTATGGCGGTGTCGTCAACAAGGCCTGCCTGGAATACGTGCCCGAGATCGAGATCGGACAGTACACGATTGTTCATGCCGGGTTTGCCATCAGCATCCTGGATGAAGAGGAGGCCCTGAAGTCCTTCGAGGCCTGGCAGGAGATGGCGAGTGCGGCCCGGGCGGCGGGGATTCCCCTGGGTGCAGAGGACCCCGGTCCCGGTGATCCCGCAGCATGAAATACCTCGAAGAATTCCGCGATCCGGAGGTAGCCCGCCTCTATCTTGAGCAGCTCCAAGCCGCCGTCACCCGCCCCTGGAAAATCATGGAGGTCTGCGGCGGGCAGACCCATGCCATCATGCAA encodes:
- a CDS encoding hydrogenase maturation nickel metallochaperone HypA: RVKDIFVEVGALAGVMIPPLEFNLDIAKQHTCARDAVIHIQELEGRGRCPACGDTFPMSLPFEPCPQCNGSYLTMIAGNMLRVREIEVEKTA
- the hypB gene encoding hydrogenase nickel incorporation protein HypB is translated as MCETCGCGQPGNQGVKILKPGAANPAEQHTHEHGHHHDHPHEHEHPGHTHTETVKVLEDVLGANNLVAARNRGYFEGRNIFAINLMSSPGAGKTTLLEKTIGVLAPDLPWAVIEGDQQTTMDADRIDRTGAAAIQINTGTGCHLDARMVRDALKQLTVPVGAVLAIENVGNLICPALFDLGEARRVIIVSTTEGSDKPLKYPTILRDAHLCVINKMDLLPYVDFDMDEFMTNARRINPDLGFIPLSAKTGDGLEKWYDWIRENHRAVSTANAGSEAG
- a CDS encoding HypC/HybG/HupF family hydrogenase formation chaperone codes for the protein MCLAIPGKVVEIYEENGLRMGRIDYGGVVNKACLEYVPEIEIGQYTIVHAGFAISILDEEEALKSFEAWQEMASAARAAGIPLGAEDPGPGDPAA